In the Oryza glaberrima chromosome 6, OglaRS2, whole genome shotgun sequence genome, one interval contains:
- the LOC127776862 gene encoding protein YABBY 3-like: METLVSEAKVSVPSSSLFKTVTARCGHCSSQFLTVNIRGLLLPTSAAAGGRALPHSLNLAPPANPPHHHSLLDEILTASSPTQLLLEQHGLGGLMASAASCRNNNVCRNNKKTIAFLRWALRPLPSSAPGTSASAPGSPRSWSPSSPVSPRASAHATTSSLVRMAVINFLCVPTRSSDPSAKRGERKGEKRGKREMTTWHPTMWDPRGSHADSAVTWDKTGVNTRVIGFV, from the exons ATGGAAACATTGGTTTCCGAAGCAAAG GTGAGTGTGCCGAGCAGTAGCCTATTCAAGACGgtgacggcgcggtgcggccaCTGCAGCAGCCAATTCCTCACCGTCAACATTaggggcctcctcctcccaaccagcgcagccgccggcggccgcgcacTTCCCCACTCTCTCAacctcgcgccgccggccaaccctccccaccaccactccCTCCTG GATGAGATATTGACGGCGAGCTCCCCGACCCAGCTGCTGCTGGAGCAGCACGGCCTCGGCGGCCTGATGGCGAGCGCCGCAAGCTGCAGGAACAACAACGTCTGCAGAAACAACAAGAAGACGATCGCCTTCCTCCGTTGGGCGCTCCGCCCCCTTCCTTCTTCCGCGCCTGGCACATCGGCGTCCGCGCCAGGGAGTCCAAGAAGTTGGTCGCCTTCATCTCCGGTGTCCCCGCGCGCATCCGCGCACGCGACGACGTCGTCACTCGTCCGCATGGCAGTGATCAACTTCCTCTGCGTCCCCACAAGAAGCTCCGATCCAAGCgcgaagagaggagagaggaagggagagaagaggggaaaaagagagatgaCAACGTGGCATCCtaccatgtgggacccacgtgggtctcacgctgactcagccgtcacgtgGGATAAAACTGGTGTCAATACTAGGGTGatcggttttgtatag